Within the Rosa rugosa chromosome 2, drRosRugo1.1, whole genome shotgun sequence genome, the region CATACTATACTTTCATCACCTCCTTTTGATATGCATAAGAGCTTACTGCCAAACATCAATTTCAAAGAATGGATGCTTGATCATGTTTTTAACCTCAAGCAAGATGTCTTTGAAAAGCTATTAATGATACTATGGGCAATTTGGAAGAACGAAAACAATAAGTTATGGAATGGTACATTCCAAACTCCCATCGCCATTGTTTTCAGTTCACTTTTCATGATTGGATGAATTCTAGAAGGCCAAACAACCAGTGCACAAAACGACAGCAAGTAATAGGAAGAGATGACAGCCGGCTTCTGAGAATCAGTGGAGGTAAACGTAATCTGACTTCGAGTTAACTAACCACTTTCTTTAAATTTATATTGTACATTATACAGTAGTAAGATTGCATTAGAGAGACATAAAATCTTGACCTTGAGCTACATTAATATCCTTATAGTGATCCTCTTAATAAATTTTAAGGCTTAaatcatgaattttttttattctttattgaTAATTGTAgtaaagattttttttgtttttttgcaaTCTTTAacacaaatcaaaatcaaagcGATCTAGATCAGGATTTGAAGTGCATTCCAATTACGGTAATTTCTCGGTTTCCGATCTTCAAAAAGCGACCCCTACTTTCCCGTTAATATCAAAtcttaagggtccttgacccaaagccccaaaatgagtaaaaattatcccacttaccccagcaacagatttttgttcccacttacccaatctaatgcaaaatgaccaatttgccctcaactcaattaaagaattacaactACAGCCATTGtcctctctctctgactctctgtCCAACTCGCTGGTTCTCTCTCCAGCACGCCGGCAAAAAATACCTTCGGTTTTTCCACACCGGTTTTTCAAAGCCGGCGAGATTCTCCAGAACGATGTCGTCGGAGGCGAGGATGTGAGTGATGGTCGAGATCGACCTCCTCGGCGGTCCATAACGACCTCATCCGCGACGAAGGCTTCTGCCTCCCCTGGGTCCTTGCCctccgatttctctctctctctctctgtcgtCGAAGCTCCGGAGCTGGAGGATAAATCCGATTGGAACTCGCCCAACCCGGCCCGTCGTAGCGCAAACTCGTCGTTCTCAGTGGTTGAGGTCGACGAACACTGGAGATTGCTTTTGGTTGACTCAGCTTCATTGGCGACGAATTGGATTTCTGTCTCCGTTTCGGAGGAGTAGCATCTCCGGCTGATCTGCTGAGAATAAGTGAAGATGTGGTGGGGGTGGTGGTGGAGCTCCGACGGGGTCGATGGCGACATCAATCTCTCCCTCCCCGGCGAAAGTTCACCAGCGAGCCCACCTGAGGCTGTTTTCCGGTGAGATCGAGCACGGCTTCACAGCTTCACAGAAGGGAgaagggtgcccaaatcaatttcatcACCTTCCCTGGTGACAAGTACCTCTAAACAGCTCAATCAAGCCGgtccttcttttttcttttcttttttttctctattcttCTTTTTGGCCTTTTAATGAGAAATTTTGATGATATAAAATGTAAATTATTGGAGTAACAAGCTACAAAATGGTGTTATGCCAAGGGAAGtacaggtctattggggggcaatagatgtctattagggggcaataaacgttttgaattgacgtaatctcctcttttttttctttaatcaaagttttatttgtgtaattttaggaaaattagttcccatttcggtaatcgaaacgtctattggggggcaatacatggttgatagtcgtctattggggggcaatacatggttgatagtcgtctattgaagggcaatagacgtctattagggggcaatagactatcgggccaatagacgtctattggggggcaatacatgtctattggaGGCAAAAAAACATTTCCGGTGGGAGGAGGTCGAttagttggccggattccggcgaagtcccctatggtttctctctctctcattctctctctctctctctaagtaacaaaggtgagggtaaaatggtattaaaaaaaatattaaaaaaaaaatcttaatgaggtattagggaagacctccttagagtgttttgggtaagagggaattaaaaaaacttagtggggtaagtgggaaaaaaatctggtataaatggacaaaaacccaaatcttAACGTCCCAAGCAAACGACATGCGCCTCGTACTCTCATCATTTTGGCTGCTCTGCCAGAACCCAACAGATCCAAAAACCTTCATcaaatgaccaaaataccccCATTTTAAAatataatcaagaaaaaaaaaaggaaagaaaaactgTGATTGGACGAAagtaaaaagaagaacaaaaccaaaaaagcaCTGAATTTCACAGTCCACGGAGTCTTTCAAatccaaaccaaaaccaaaaacaaaaaaccttcTTCTTTCTCAAGATTCAAACCCAAACCCCAaaattgcttcttcttcttcttctctgagcTAAACTCTCCAATCTTCCAATTCTACCCTCCAATTTCAAATCTTTTTCCACCCCAGCCCCGCGTAACGGCGCCGTAGCGATGATTGTGAGGACCTACGGCCGGCGTAAGGGAGGAGGAGTAGGCCTTCCCAGGACTTATTCCGACTCAACCCTAAACGACGCCGTTCGcggcgacgacgacgacgacctCAGCACCGACCCGTTTAGAATCTCTCTCTCCCAAGATACCCcccaattcaatttcaatttctcgtCGTCGCAAGACTCGTCGTCGCAGTGGTCGCAGTTCGATTCGGAGCCCTATCCTCCCGAATTGAAAAGGCCCAGTTCGCGAAACGGCGACGTTTTGAGGAGGCCGTCGAAGAAGGCGAAGAAGGCCGCGGCGGCGCTGGCGACGGCGACGTTGATGGAGGCGCAGGAGTTCGGGGAGATGATGGAGCATGTGGACGAGGTCAATTTCGCGCTAGATGGACTGAGGAATGGTCAGCCGGTTCGGATCAGAAGGGCGAGCTTGTTGTCTTTGTTGGGGATTTGCGGCACGCCTCAGCAGAGACGGCTTCTGAGGACTCAGGGGTAGGTTCTTGCTGGGTTTTCAGTCTCAAAATTTGAGCTTGGTAATGGGATTCTGTTGAACTTGGTGAATTTTTTAGTGTGTAAATGGTAATGTTGGTTTCAGGTGGTTCTTGGATAAGAGGGGTCTTCGTGTTGAGGTTTTCGAGTGATCTTGATTTTTGGGAATGCATTGTTTGTAGGGTTGCATGACAATGTATTGGAAAATTCGAGTGTTGAGTATCAAAATTTGAGCTTTGCAATGTATAGGAATGCATTGTTGAGTGTCAAAATTTGAACTTGGTAATGGGTTTCTGTTGAACTTCATGAATTTTTGCTGTGTTGTAAATGGTAATGTTGGTTTCAGGTGGTTCTTGGTGGGCATTTGGTTTTTGGGTTAGTGGGGTTTTTGAATTTTATGAAGCAGTTCTTGATTGGTTTCCATTTTTTGGAGATGTAGTGTGGGTGTTTTCGAGTGATCTTGATTTTTGGGAATGCATTGTTTATAGGGTTGCATGACAATGTTTCGGaaaatttgtttttctttgcttttcatCTGAAAGTATTTGTCTATTGTTTTGGGGGTGTGTTTGATCCACTATGCTTGACACTCTGTTGTGATTGACTACTATAAGCTGTTTGGTTTGTCCTTGTTCTCAATCAAAATTGTCAGTGGGCTGTTTTCTGGGGTATATCACTGATATGAAGTGCTCTGTTATCAGGATGGCAAAAACGATAATTGACGCTATATTGGGTCTCAGTTTTGATGATACACCTAGTGATCTGGCTGCTGCAACAATTTTCTATGTTTTGACTTGTGATGTAAGTAATTCAGTATCTGACTATAATTCGAATTTCTGTtcaatttttcattttgataAAGTTAAGAATCCTAAAAGCTTGTCACCTTTCACTATTGCAGGGTCAGGATGATCCTCTTTTGGAATCACCAAGCTGTATTAaatttttgattaggttttgcAAACCAATTGTCTCAAACATCACTGAAGATAAAGCACCAAAAATTGGACGAAAGCTTTTAGCATTGCGTTTGAGTGCTGACATCTCGCATTGTGCACCAAAAAGATTAGACTCCAGCTCAGCTGCTATTCTTTCCAAAGTACATGAGATTCTTGTTACTTGCAAGGAAATGAAACCAAGTTCTGCtgatgatggtgaaatgagcatgcCGGAGTTAAGCCCCAAATGGATAGCTTTGCTTACTATGGAGAAAGCTTGCTTATCTACTATTTCTCTTGAAGGTCTGATTCTATATTTTGAAGCTGATGGTTGTCTCATTATGTTAAATGTTACTACAGTTTATTATATCAGTACCTAAAGCATTGGCCAGATTCCTTTTGAATGATAATCTAGGCTCAATAAGATTGAATACTACCCCATAGGTGTGAACAAGTGAATTGATACAATCATGGCATTAtatactaaaaaaataaaagtctaAAGTTAGTAGTTAAATTCTGTAATGTGTATTTAAGGGGAATTTTTGCTCAGAATTGCTTTAGAGTTTTCTAGCTATCCACTGCAAGGTCTGATATTCCTGAGGACTAagaaataaattttcaaaatgtTCCTTTCTAATACTGGGATTGGGATAAGTTGGTCAATATCATCCATGCTTTTATTTTTACATCTGAAATAGACTTTGTTTTGTCCTTTATGTTAATCCCTGATTTcctatttgttttaaatggacTGCTTTCAGAAACAACTGGTACAGTGAGGAAGGCTGGGGGCAACTTTAAAGAAAAATTACGAGAGCTTGGAGGCCTTGATGCTGTCTTTGAGGTGTCCATGACTTGCCATTCCGAAATGGAGGTGTGAGCTTGTATGTTTGTTTAATCTCATTGGCTGCTTCATTACATATCAGAACTGAAATGGCTTAGATTAGTGTAAAAATATCAAGGAACCGTAATGCTTCAAACAGTTATCAGAGATATTTACTATAAGTAAATTTTTTTAGGAATATCTGTGGTTAGCAATATCATATTTCTCTGCAAATATAATTCATATAATGGGAAAGAATGGCAATGATACTAGTGTACATATGTATTAATGTTGGTCtgtcatttatatatatatatatatgtggacTTCGTTCGTATTAGAAGTTTTGACAGTAATAATGGGCAGTAGATTTGCCCTTGTATAGTGTCATCTTGTGGGTCCTGATTATTTATCATTGATTGTGGGTCCTGATTATTTCCTTGGAGTTAACATAAATAACAATGCGTGCTAAGAATGTCACTTGCTTTCAGGCAAAGTCCAAAACCTTATACCGTAAGCATTATATAATAAGTTTCTACATATCCTATTCTCTtgtgttttattttaattttattttatttaaatctTTGGGGTTATGATACtcaatttttattggggggaaGTTGTTTCTAAGCTCAAGAAATTAATATGCAGGGTTGGCTAAAAGGTAATTCTCCTTCTACTTGGGAAAAGGAAATCAACATGGTGCGGAGCCTGGTTCTGCTTTTGAAATGCTTGAAGATCATGGAAAATGCCACATTCTTGAGTAAAGAAAATCAGGTATAGTTGAAAGTGATTTAGGTTCTCTTCCACTCCTCTTAGTTATTATGAAAAAGGGAAATAGATAATGACATCTGTCCTTCCATATCAGAGCCACTTGCTAGAAATGAAAGGAAAGTTGGATCCCATGGAAAAGCCCATGTCTTTCACAGAACTTGTTATAAGTACCATCAGTATCCTATCAGGTAACTTATAGTTTCTGGAGTGAATTTTAATTcttaatattgttttgtttCTAGTGTTTAATGGCATTGTTCTGCAGGGCTGTATCTACATAAAAGTTTATCTGCTGCCTCCAATGATGACAAGTCTCATAATCTTTCAAATGGGAATGAATATGCTTCTGAGAAAAGCTCCCACAAATGTCAGAGCAATGGATTGGTGTCCACTTCTCGCTCGGTATATTCTGTATCCAGTTCAGAAACTACCAGCACGTCTATGACTGACACCTATTCGTTGAAGACAAGACTTAGTTCTTCCAGAAATGGCTCATCTAGTGGTACAGCAAGCCATTTAAGTGAGGCAACCCGCACATTTAGCTATGGTTCCCGGAAAGATGCTGGTCCCAGTCAGAGATCCTATATTTCTAAAAACTCTATAATTGATCTTTCGGAGGAGAGCCAAGATCCTTTTGCATTTAGCTATGGTTCCGGTGAGGATGCTGGTCTCAGTCAGAGATCCTATATTTCTGAAGactgtaaagttgacctttcaCAGGAGAGTCAAGATCCTTTTGCATTTGATGAAGATGATATTGAACCTTCTCAGTGGGACATATTATCTGGCAAGAAAAAGATTTGTCGAACGCGAAAAAATGGAGAAGCTTACAGAGAACTTGATGATGGTTGCCAATTGCAGCTGATTATGAGCCAAGCAGAATCAAGTATCGGGGAAGACCATGATATGCCTGAGACATCCTATGCGGGTGCTGTTAGTAAAGAGGGTTCCAGTCTTTTAGCTGACTGCCTTCTTACTGCTGTTAAGGTAATTATGTGGTCTAATATTTTATACTTGTTCACAATATATTGGACTTTGTGGGTTCTCTTTGTCAACCTCCATGCAATAGTGTGGATGGTGGTGGTGTAGTACTCTAGTAGATTAGTTAGATGCTTTGTGTCAAACATCATGCAAGTCTAGTCTCCCTATGTCTGAACCATAAGAAATTATCATGGTTACTATTTAACTGGTTGATTTCCTCATGGATTTATTCCCTGCATAACCTTTTATGTTTAGTACTACTGATAAGCTGTTTGAGTGCTGTTCCAACTGGTGGCAATATTATTTGAAACCCTGTCTTGGTTCTTTCTCATAGAGGGTCTTGAGTCCATAGTATGAAATATGATGATTCAGCATCACACATACAGAAGATTGAAATGTAAAAGCTCATAAATTTTCTTGGCAGGTTCTGATGAACTTGGCAAATGAGAATCCTGTTGGTTGTCAGCAAATTGCTGCGAATGGAGGACTGGAGACCATGTCTTCCTTGATTGCTAGCCACTTTCCTTCATTCTCATCTCCCTTCAGCGAGAGAAATGACAATACTTCAAGCATTGAACTGGATAATCAGAATGGTAGACATCTTACTGATCAAGAGCTAGATTTTCTTGTAGCTATTTTGGGCCTGCTTGTAAACTTAGTTGAGAAAGATGGTCAAAACAGGTTAGTGTGACTTCTTAATTTTTCTCAGATCTTTATGATTATGTTTATTTTTGCTGTAGTATTGTGCTTGGAACTATTGTTAGGCTTGCACGTCTCGCCCCTTTTAAATGTTATGAGTGCATATAAGAGTTCCTAATAGACTATTTGGGGACACATCTTAGTGTTTTGTTGCACTTGATGATGATTCATGATAGTATCCTAATAGATCTATGAACTTAAAAAGTTAGAAACGAAAgcattcttttatttttgcaAGATGCTGACTGCGGTTATATTTTCTTTATGGCTCTTCCTGTTAGATCAATTATACCCCAAAGTAGAATTTTGAAAGTCAATTTCCAGATGTACTGAGTTGAATATAAGATTCCTAATGAACCAATTGCACCCTAGTGTTTTGTTGCACTTGCTGGTATTTCATTATAGTATTTTGTTAGACAGATGTGCTTAAAAAGTAGGATAAGCAAGCGTTCTCTTATTGGTAGTTGCTAACTGTGATTatattttctttatgactccctGTCAGACCAATTATATCCCAAAAAATTGAGACAATGAAAGATGCTATAATTGGGTCACACCGCAGTGTTGTGTTGCACTTGGTAGCAATTCATGATAGTAGTCTAATAGACTGATGTGCTTGAGAAGTTGGATAAGCATGGTTTTTGTTCTGAAAATTGCTGACTGTGtattatattttctttaatATGAGTTTAAATGGGGCATTATTAGCCTCTAGTTCTTATAAATCAGATTGGCAAGTTCATATTTTAATTCTTTTCAAATCACTGTTCATTCCAGATCACGGCTCGCTGCAGTCACTGTTCACTTACCTATTTCTGATGGGTTTGAAGAGGAAAGTCACAAGGATCTAATTCTGCTAATATGCTCTATATTCCTGGCTAATCAAGGTGCTGGCGAGGGATCCGAAGAAGGAAAAACTTTGCCAGTGAGTTCACATTGTCTATGGAAAATTTTCTAATAGTTCTTATTTCTTGTAAGATTTTATAGAGATAATGAatgtaaaagaaattgaaaaaaaaaaaaaaaaacagaaaaacgaTTTCTACAATGGTATAGAGAATCTATCTGATTATATTTGTCTTCTGAAGTTCTTACTCTGAACAAATTGTATTCCACAGAATGATGAGGCAGCTGTGTTACAAGGAGAACAAGAAGCTGAGAAAATGATAGTAGAGGCTTATGCTGCCCTGCTTTTAGCATTCCTTTCAACTGAAAGgttgttttattttcctttctccTGTTTTACTGGTTAAAACATTCTTCTGGATATTATTGACgcttatttatatatttattattttgcTGTCTTCAGTAAGGGGGTACGCGATGCCATTGCTGATTGTCTCCCAGATCGTAACCTGGCTATCCTAGTACCTGTGTTGGACAGATTTGTGGTATGTATTTGACTTCtaattttctatgtcatgataTAGAGTAAGCGTGAACTTAACGGAACTTTTGTAGATGCTTTACATATTTGGATGCTGTATATAGATGACAAGTTATATTGCTCATGTGATtatgtacctttttttttttcttattcagGCATTTCACTTGACATTAAACATGATCTCACCGGAGACTCATAAAGTCGTAAGCGAAGTAATTGAATCATGTAGGATACGATAAGAGCTTCAGAGATGGAGATCCTGTACAGATTTGGCCTTCCATTAAGATAAATTGTTGTTTACATGACACTCCACGCCTCctatagggttttgaatttcaGCTGCACATTGTATTGAACTGACCGCAGGCCTTTTTTGCTTGTGTGGTTCttttgttctctcttttttGTTTCCCCTGTTTCGCTATTCTTTtgtatcttttttgttttttaccaTCTTGTAGCGGTTAGAGAGATCTTGTATACAAAAGATGATAAAACGAAATGAAAATATCTCGCTTTCGTTTTGTGTAGTGTGTACTGTCCATGTATGTTGTAGCAAACTCTTCCACTGTTATACAAATTATCCCAAGTTTGATGTCAGAACTTTGCTCATATCTTGGAACATGGGTTGTAATTCGAACAAAGCAGatgcgattttttttttctccctcaaCTTGCAGTTGTCCCAAGAAGAAAATGTAGAACTCATAGACCAAATCAGAAACAATGGATTTTGGTCGAAGTTTTGCTTAAACTTGATACCTTCCCACTCATTGTTACATTTTGATTCCAGAAGGAACTCTGATAGTGATCACCGTGCAATAGAAGGAGAATAGACAATTAGAGCCACATCTGAATTCGAATCCCTACACTTTCCTTACGGACTTTGAAATGAAGATATTACCTTATTTTCGTATTTCAGAATATTACATGCCACACTAGTAGTAGGACATATGTCAATTATTCCATCTCTCACATGCATTATCATGTGATAATACCCTGTAAGATTCACATAAACCTCTTTGAAAACTTAAATAACACGATCTGTGGAAATCAGATGTGCTTTTTAAGGAAGGTGAGCATTAGCTGATTGAACTGGTCAGGAGATTGTTCTTGAGCAAAATGTGTTCCTTCAGGCATATATACAAGCTCCAAATCAGATGTAAACTCGTTCACCTTTCCACTGGTTATAGAGTCCTCTATCCCCGGAAACTTGTTAAAGTAATCCTTCCGTCCCATTATAACAAGCACCGGAACTTTAACAATTAGTTCTGTTATGCCCATGTCGTCTGACTTGGACCTGTCAATATATGAATTAAAGTCGAGAAAGTATCAAGTATTTGCTGCAACTAATTCTAGTTAGCAACATAAGACCACTATTCACTCACTAGTTAATCCAAGAATATTTTTTACCTATATGTGATCTGCAATGCAGTCTGGAAACCTGTTCTCTCATATGCTTTAAGATCTTCCTCAGAGAACCAAGGGGGAAGAGGCGTAGATGGGTCAACCAAGTCCATGATCTCCTGGTTTTCTGCAGCTATTGGGATTTCACTTCTGGAGAAAAGGATGTAAATATTCCGAAAAACTGTTGTCGCATCAAAGCGCCCAAAATCAGCTTCAGCCCTGCCTGGTTCCTATATTTAATAGAGGTCATCAACTCGTCAAGATTATGCTACAAGCAAGTGATTAATGCTAGTAAAAGCAATGAACTGATAACAAAACCAAGTAATGCCTACATGAAATCTTGAAATGTAGAAACCTTCAGGGAGGGATTTGGTGAAACTGGGACGACTTGAAGCTGGTATGTATGGCACTCCCAATGTTACAACTCCCAAGATCCTATCGGGGTAAAGA harbors:
- the LOC133729659 gene encoding wings apart-like protein 1, producing the protein MIVRTYGRRKGGGVGLPRTYSDSTLNDAVRGDDDDDLSTDPFRISLSQDTPQFNFNFSSSQDSSSQWSQFDSEPYPPELKRPSSRNGDVLRRPSKKAKKAAAALATATLMEAQEFGEMMEHVDEVNFALDGLRNGQPVRIRRASLLSLLGICGTPQQRRLLRTQGMAKTIIDAILGLSFDDTPSDLAAATIFYVLTCDGQDDPLLESPSCIKFLIRFCKPIVSNITEDKAPKIGRKLLALRLSADISHCAPKRLDSSSAAILSKVHEILVTCKEMKPSSADDGEMSMPELSPKWIALLTMEKACLSTISLEETTGTVRKAGGNFKEKLRELGGLDAVFEVSMTCHSEMEGWLKGNSPSTWEKEINMVRSLVLLLKCLKIMENATFLSKENQSHLLEMKGKLDPMEKPMSFTELVISTISILSGLYLHKSLSAASNDDKSHNLSNGNEYASEKSSHKCQSNGLVSTSRSVYSVSSSETTSTSMTDTYSLKTRLSSSRNGSSSGTASHLSEATRTFSYGSRKDAGPSQRSYISKNSIIDLSEESQDPFAFSYGSGEDAGLSQRSYISEDCKVDLSQESQDPFAFDEDDIEPSQWDILSGKKKICRTRKNGEAYRELDDGCQLQLIMSQAESSIGEDHDMPETSYAGAVSKEGSSLLADCLLTAVKVLMNLANENPVGCQQIAANGGLETMSSLIASHFPSFSSPFSERNDNTSSIELDNQNGRHLTDQELDFLVAILGLLVNLVEKDGQNRSRLAAVTVHLPISDGFEEESHKDLILLICSIFLANQGAGEGSEEGKTLPNDEAAVLQGEQEAEKMIVEAYAALLLAFLSTESKGVRDAIADCLPDRNLAILVPVLDRFVAFHLTLNMISPETHKVVSEVIESCRIR
- the LOC133729660 gene encoding uncharacterized protein LOC133729660, which translates into the protein MDQIQHNFITVEGLKLHVADIGTGPNVVLFLHGFPEIWYTWRHQMIAAANAGFRAIAPDYRGHGLSDQPPEPDKASYRDLVNDILAILEALAITKVFVVAKDFGAWPAYILALLYPDRILGVVTLGVPYIPASSRPSFTKSLPEGFYISRFHEPGRAEADFGRFDATTVFRNIYILFSRSEIPIAAENQEIMDLVDPSTPLPPWFSEEDLKAYERTGFQTALQITYRSKSDDMGITELIVKVPVLVIMGRKDYFNKFPGIEDSITSGKVNEFTSDLELVYMPEGTHFAQEQSPDQFNQLMLTFLKKHI